A region of Alosa alosa isolate M-15738 ecotype Scorff River chromosome 17, AALO_Geno_1.1, whole genome shotgun sequence DNA encodes the following proteins:
- the LOC125310386 gene encoding beta-2-microglobulin-like, which produces MKAAFFALVFALIAVMAHGKISKPKVQVYSRNPGKLDDTNENTLICHVSGFHPPDITITLLKDGVEIPNAQQTDLAFESGWQFHLTKHVKFQPKKGESYVCKVRHMAETKSYFWEPDM; this is translated from the exons ATGAAAGCAGCATTTTTTGCCCTGGTATTTGCCCTTATCGCCGTTATGGCACACGGGAAAATAT cCAAGCCAAAGGTGCAGGTATATAGCCGTAACCCTGGCAAGCTGGATGATACCAACGAAAACACCCTGATCTGCCATGTCAGTGGCTTCCACCctcctgacatcaccatcacccTTCTGAAGGATGGGGTGGAGATTCCAAATGCCCAGCAAACTGACCTGGCCTTTGAGTCCGGTTGGCAGTTCCACCTCACCAAGCATGTCAAGTTTCAACCAAAGAAAGGGGAGTCGTACGTCTGCAAGGTCAGACACATGGCTGAAACCAAGAGTTACTTCTGGG AGCCTGACATGTGA
- the LOC125310385 gene encoding beta-2-microglobulin-like — translation MKYFLCFAILFYLGSCALGKQFPPKVQVYSRNPGKLGEKNTLICHVSDFHPPDITITLLRNGVEIPDANQTDLAFESGWQFHLTKHVPFHPQKEEEYVCRVRHMTNVKNYTWEPDM, via the exons ATGAAATATTTTCTTTGCTTTGCTATCCTGTTCTACCTGGGCAGCTGTGCTCTTGGGAAACAAT TTCCCCCTAAAGTGCAGGTGTACAGCCGCAATCCTGGTAAACTGGGTGAAAAAAACACACTGATCTGCCATGTCAGTGACTTCCACCCTCCTGACATCACTATCACCCTCTTGAGGAACGGGGTGGAGATTCCAGATGCCAATCAAACTGACCTGGCCTTTGAGTCAGGATGGCAGTTCCACCTCACCAAGCATGTGCCCTTCCACCCacagaaggaggaggagtacgTTTGCCGTGTTAGACACATGACCAACGTCAAGAACTACACCTGGG AACCTGACATGTAA